A stretch of Microbacterium sp. 4R-513 DNA encodes these proteins:
- the rpsJ gene encoding 30S ribosomal protein S10: MAGQKIRIRLKSYDHAGLDSSARKIVDTVTRAGATVVGPVPLPTEKNVVCVIRSPHKYKDSREHFEMRTHKRLIDIIDPTPKAVDSLMRLDLPADVNIEIKL; this comes from the coding sequence ATGGCGGGACAGAAGATCCGCATTCGCCTGAAGTCGTACGACCACGCCGGCCTCGACAGCTCGGCGCGCAAGATCGTCGACACCGTGACCCGTGCTGGTGCGACCGTCGTGGGCCCCGTGCCCCTTCCGACCGAGAAGAACGTCGTGTGCGTCATCCGGTCGCCCCACAAGTACAAGGACAGCCGCGAGCACTTCGAGATGCGCACCCACAAGCGTCTGATCGACATCATCGACCCGACGCCCAAGGCCGTCGACTCGCTGATGCGCCTTGACCTGCCGGCCGACGTCAACATCGAGATCAAGCTCTGA